From the genome of Gemmatimonadota bacterium, one region includes:
- the pstB gene encoding phosphate ABC transporter ATP-binding protein, producing MTPVPPVPPTPPVVVPPRQHAEESAAPVVRIAVHHLDAYYGASRTVRDVNIGFHDGQVTAIIGPSGCGKSTLLRCLNRMHETIPGARTEGEVLLDGQDVYARGASPIQVRRRIGMVFQRPTPFPTMSIRDNVAAGFKGFGGTAPSRRELDEIVERSLRSAALWEEVKDRLKDSAIGLSGGQQQRLCIARALATGPRVLLLDEPTASLDPISTQKVEELVYQLRGTVTVVIVTHNMQQAARVSNRTAFMLGGELVEVAPTSALFTTPKDPRTEAYITGRFG from the coding sequence ATGACCCCTGTACCCCCGGTCCCACCAACCCCACCGGTCGTCGTCCCGCCGCGCCAGCACGCGGAGGAATCGGCGGCACCGGTGGTCCGCATCGCCGTACACCACCTCGACGCGTACTACGGCGCCTCGCGCACCGTGCGCGACGTCAACATCGGCTTCCACGACGGCCAGGTCACGGCGATCATCGGCCCGTCGGGGTGCGGCAAGTCGACGCTCCTGCGCTGCCTCAACCGGATGCACGAGACCATTCCGGGGGCGCGCACCGAAGGGGAAGTGTTGCTCGACGGTCAGGACGTCTACGCCCGCGGCGCGTCGCCCATCCAGGTGCGGCGTCGCATCGGCATGGTGTTCCAGCGTCCGACGCCCTTCCCCACCATGTCGATCCGCGACAACGTCGCCGCCGGCTTCAAGGGATTCGGCGGGACGGCCCCCTCGCGTCGCGAACTCGATGAGATCGTCGAGCGCTCGCTGCGCAGCGCCGCCCTGTGGGAGGAGGTGAAGGACCGCCTCAAGGACTCGGCCATCGGGCTCTCCGGCGGCCAGCAGCAACGCCTCTGCATCGCCCGCGCCCTCGCCACCGGGCCGCGCGTCCTCCTGCTCGACGAACCGACCGCCTCGCTCGATCCCATCAGCACGCAGAAGGTCGAGGAGCTGGTCTATCAGCTGCGCGGCACCGTGACCGTCGTGATCGTCACGCACAACATGCAGCAGGCCGCGCGCGTCTCCAACCGCACCGCCTTCATGTTGGGCGGCGAGCTCGTCGAAGTCGCGCCGACCAGCGCCCTGTTCACGACCCCGAAGGACCCACGGACCGAAGCGTACATCACGGGCCGGTTCGGATGA
- a CDS encoding phosphate ABC transporter ATP-binding protein yields MEAKQFSFWYGAKQALHGIDLRMPARSVTAFIGPSGCGKSTFLRSINRMNALITGTRHEGELLLDGEDLNGRVMDVVQLRQRVGMVFQRWNPFPKSIYDNVAYGPRINGTATRGEIDDIVESSLRRAALWDEVKDRLKQSALGLSGGQQQRLCIARALANQPEVLLLDEPCSALDPIATQKVEELLYELKSELTIVIVTHNLQQAARVSDQTAFFYLGRLVEVDATERIFTSPREERTEAYITGRFG; encoded by the coding sequence ATCGAAGCCAAGCAGTTCAGCTTCTGGTACGGCGCCAAGCAGGCGCTGCACGGCATCGACCTGCGCATGCCGGCGCGCTCCGTCACCGCCTTCATCGGCCCGTCGGGCTGCGGGAAGTCGACCTTCCTGCGCTCCATCAACCGGATGAACGCGCTCATCACCGGAACGCGGCACGAAGGCGAACTCCTGCTCGACGGCGAGGACCTCAACGGGCGCGTGATGGACGTGGTGCAGCTGCGCCAGCGCGTCGGGATGGTCTTCCAGCGCTGGAACCCGTTCCCCAAGTCCATCTACGACAACGTGGCCTACGGGCCCCGCATCAACGGCACGGCCACCCGCGGGGAGATCGACGACATCGTCGAGTCGTCGCTGCGGCGCGCCGCCCTCTGGGACGAGGTGAAGGATCGCCTCAAGCAGAGCGCGCTCGGCCTCTCCGGCGGCCAGCAGCAGCGCCTGTGCATTGCCCGCGCACTGGCCAACCAGCCCGAGGTCCTCCTGCTCGACGAACCCTGCTCGGCGCTGGATCCAATCGCCACGCAGAAGGTCGAAGAACTCCTCTACGAGCTCAAGTCCGAACTGACCATCGTGATCGTCACGCACAACCTCCAGCAGGCCGCACGCGTCTCGGACCAGACGGCCTTCTTCTACCTCGGGCGCCTTGTCGAAGTCGACGCCACAGAGCGTATCTTCACCAGCCCGCGCGAAGAGCGCACCGAGGCCTACATCACCGGGAGGTTCGGATGA
- the phoU gene encoding phosphate signaling complex protein PhoU, translated as MSPANIASESVGFRHFHDQLATLKQRLLDMSARAEELVDLAVDALLTRDKDKADAVIQGDREIDTLEIDVESLAVELLATQQPMARDLRFIISAIKVSSDLERVGDHAVNIAQSALRLIALRSSITPDPEIEDMARRARRMLSDALDAFIRADGSLGREVCKADDAVDALHNSLFRILLTHMMADARTINPALELLLVSRNLERVADLATNIGEDAVYLAEGKQIKHRFEFDEKANADPS; from the coding sequence ATGAGCCCCGCCAACATCGCGTCCGAATCCGTCGGCTTCCGCCACTTCCATGACCAGCTGGCCACGCTCAAGCAGCGGCTGCTGGACATGTCGGCGCGGGCCGAGGAACTCGTCGACCTCGCCGTCGACGCCTTGCTCACGCGCGACAAGGACAAGGCCGACGCCGTCATCCAGGGCGACCGCGAGATCGACACCCTGGAGATCGACGTGGAATCGCTGGCCGTGGAACTGCTCGCCACACAGCAGCCCATGGCGCGCGACCTGCGCTTCATCATCAGCGCCATCAAGGTCTCCAGCGACCTGGAACGCGTCGGCGACCACGCCGTCAACATCGCCCAGTCGGCGCTGCGCCTCATTGCCCTGCGCTCGTCCATCACCCCCGATCCCGAGATCGAGGACATGGCGCGCCGGGCGCGGCGCATGCTCTCCGACGCCCTCGACGCCTTCATCCGCGCCGACGGCTCGCTGGGGCGCGAGGTCTGCAAGGCCGACGACGCCGTCGATGCCCTGCACAACTCGCTCTTCCGCATCCTCCTGACGCACATGATGGCCGACGCCCGGACCATCAACCCGGCGCTGGAACTCCTGCTCGTCAGCCGCAACCTCGAACGCGTCGCCGACCTGGCCACCAACATCGGCGAGGACGCGGTCTATCTGGCGGAAGGCAAGCAAATCAAGCATCGTTTCGAGTTCGACGAGAAGGCGAACGCCGACCCTTCCTAG
- a CDS encoding Ppx/GppA family phosphatase: MAAPVRPRIIPLRSKAPRPGDGVRLAAIDIGSNSIRQIIADVSTDGRIRVLDEMKAAPRLGTGLDASGRLDEDAMRHALEALHRMATLATQYGATKVESVATSAVRDAANGKQFIELVRRQTGLRVRVLHGDDEARLAFRSALAHFDLARGRAVVMDIGGGSLELAMSADGLLDGLVSLPFGAIRMTEQFLGLTPSRKAVRKLREYVRDDIRRALPLRDWRGAKLICSGGTFTNLAGIYLYRQATSSAAGRVQGTRVPREELEHIIDLVQECSPEERTQVRGLNVGRSDIILAGLVVAAEVMARTESRDLVVSAYGIREGLLLESAQVTTVPADPGEARERSVNTLAERCHYEAPHAQHVRRLALQLFDAIGPRIGCSNEDRQVLADAALLHDIGYHINYDQHHKHSYHLILHADLLGMSPVEQVLVANVARYHRGSPPKKKHPNFGRLDRESRDRIVRLSSLLRIADGFDRGHVGGVQRVKVRWTDRALRITAVPDPRARVLRLELWGASRKATLLSELAGIPVEIVAPDGTVIDSGQDDGDGDGE, from the coding sequence ATGGCCGCTCCCGTTCGCCCCCGCATCATTCCGCTTCGCAGCAAGGCCCCGCGCCCCGGCGACGGCGTTCGGTTGGCGGCCATCGACATCGGGTCCAACTCGATCCGACAGATCATCGCCGACGTCTCCACCGACGGACGCATCCGCGTCCTCGACGAGATGAAGGCGGCCCCGCGGCTCGGCACGGGGCTCGACGCCAGCGGGCGCCTCGACGAGGACGCCATGCGCCACGCCCTCGAGGCGTTGCACCGCATGGCGACCCTGGCCACGCAGTACGGCGCGACCAAGGTCGAATCGGTCGCCACCAGCGCCGTGCGCGACGCCGCCAACGGCAAGCAGTTCATCGAACTCGTGCGGCGTCAGACCGGGCTGCGCGTGCGCGTCCTGCACGGCGATGACGAGGCGCGCCTCGCCTTTCGCTCGGCGCTCGCCCACTTCGACCTCGCGCGCGGCCGGGCGGTGGTGATGGACATCGGCGGCGGATCGTTGGAGCTGGCGATGAGCGCCGACGGGCTGCTCGATGGCCTCGTCTCGCTCCCCTTCGGCGCCATCCGCATGACCGAGCAGTTCCTCGGCCTCACGCCCAGTCGCAAGGCCGTGCGCAAGCTTCGCGAGTACGTGCGCGACGACATTCGCCGGGCGCTCCCGCTGCGCGACTGGCGCGGGGCAAAGCTCATCTGCTCCGGCGGGACCTTCACCAACCTCGCCGGGATCTACCTCTACCGGCAGGCGACATCGAGCGCGGCGGGACGCGTGCAGGGGACGCGTGTCCCGCGCGAGGAACTCGAGCACATCATCGACCTGGTGCAGGAGTGCTCACCCGAAGAGCGCACGCAGGTACGCGGCCTCAACGTCGGGCGCTCCGACATCATCCTCGCCGGGCTCGTCGTCGCCGCCGAAGTGATGGCGCGCACCGAGTCGCGCGACCTCGTGGTCTCGGCGTATGGCATTCGCGAGGGACTCCTGCTCGAGAGCGCGCAGGTGACCACCGTTCCCGCCGACCCCGGCGAGGCGCGCGAACGTTCGGTGAACACGCTGGCCGAACGCTGCCACTACGAGGCGCCGCATGCGCAGCACGTGCGCCGGCTGGCGTTGCAGCTGTTTGACGCCATCGGCCCGCGCATCGGCTGCTCCAACGAGGACCGCCAGGTGCTGGCCGACGCCGCGCTCCTGCACGACATCGGCTACCACATCAACTACGACCAGCACCACAAGCACTCGTACCACCTCATCCTCCACGCCGACCTGCTGGGGATGTCACCGGTGGAACAGGTGCTCGTGGCCAACGTGGCGCGCTACCACCGCGGATCACCGCCGAAGAAGAAGCACCCCAACTTCGGGCGACTCGACCGCGAGTCGCGCGACCGCATCGTGCGGCTCTCGTCGCTCCTGCGCATTGCCGACGGCTTCGACCGGGGGCATGTGGGCGGGGTACAGCGCGTGAAGGTGCGCTGGACCGATCGTGCGTTGCGCATCACCGCCGTCCCCGACCCGCGCGCCCGCGTCCTGCGCCTCGAACTGTGGGGGGCGAGCCGCAAGGCGACGTTGTTGTCCGAGCTCGCCGGGATCCCGGTGGAGATCGTCGCCCCCGATGGCACGGTGATCGACTCGGGGCAGGACGACGGGGACGGCGACGGCGAGTAG
- the ppk1 gene encoding polyphosphate kinase 1, with product MIEHAVAPALYVNRELSWLAFNARVLHEALDERTPLLERLKFLSIFSTNLDEFYQVRVAGLRRQVAAGVVQAPADGMLPATQLEAIEKAVRDLVVQQRDCLHDRLLPLLDARGIRLVDMASLTPDESAAMDAFFEREVFPVLTPLAVDPGHPFPYISNLSISLAVELRDPSRAGEHFARVKVPRSLPRWIPTGRPFHFVPLERLIGAHLGTLFPGMEILGWHTFKITRYSDLDVPAADEPEDLLATIEEQVFQRRFGEVVRLEVQTGMPAHIRQLLLDELREVTDPDVLPLTDRDVHEPGPLLELGDLMSLSLLDIPELRDAPFAPLTPPELRDATRSIFDVIRERDILVHHPFESFATSVERFFESAAVDEHVLAIKTTLYRTSGDSAIVKQLTNAAQRGKQVAVLVELQARGDEANNITWARTLEDFGVHVAYGLPGLKTHAKIALVVRREPDGIRRYVHIGTGNYNSKTARLYTDIGLFTCNPAVGADLTDVFNLLTGFSRQREYRKVLVAPANMKARFIELIRREAEHARAGRMARIVAKLNAIVSPDVIAALYEASQAGVEIDLIVRGICCLRPALPGVSDRIRVRSIIGRFLEHSRLFYFANGGAEEYYTGSADWMPRNLERRVEVIVPVEDRGLQLRMFSLLETCLADNRQAWELGPDGTYVQVVPGHEDELATHRKLLRDPWGLDRIDSRYTTAEVRAVTALAVAPVAQPTPANGKGTSAAPRGKGKRPPRR from the coding sequence ATGATCGAACACGCTGTCGCACCTGCCCTGTACGTGAATCGCGAGCTGTCCTGGCTCGCATTCAACGCGCGGGTGCTGCATGAGGCGCTCGACGAGCGGACGCCGCTGCTCGAACGCCTCAAGTTCCTGTCGATCTTCAGCACCAACCTCGACGAGTTCTACCAGGTACGTGTGGCGGGGCTTCGGCGACAGGTGGCGGCCGGAGTGGTACAGGCGCCTGCAGACGGCATGTTGCCAGCGACGCAGCTCGAGGCCATCGAGAAGGCGGTGCGTGACCTCGTGGTGCAGCAGCGCGATTGCCTGCACGACCGGCTCCTCCCGCTGCTCGATGCGCGCGGCATACGCCTGGTCGACATGGCGTCGCTCACGCCGGACGAGTCGGCGGCGATGGACGCCTTCTTCGAGCGCGAGGTCTTTCCGGTCCTGACCCCGCTCGCGGTCGATCCCGGGCATCCCTTCCCGTACATCTCCAACCTCTCGATCTCGCTGGCGGTCGAGCTGCGCGATCCTTCGCGTGCCGGCGAGCACTTCGCTCGCGTGAAGGTGCCGCGCTCGCTCCCGCGCTGGATCCCGACCGGGCGCCCGTTTCACTTCGTCCCGCTGGAGCGCCTGATCGGCGCGCACCTGGGAACGCTCTTTCCGGGGATGGAGATCCTCGGGTGGCACACGTTCAAGATCACGCGCTACTCCGACCTCGACGTGCCGGCGGCTGACGAGCCCGAAGACCTGCTCGCGACGATCGAGGAGCAGGTCTTCCAGCGGCGCTTTGGCGAGGTGGTGCGGTTGGAGGTGCAGACCGGGATGCCGGCGCACATCCGCCAGCTGCTCCTCGACGAGTTGCGCGAGGTGACGGATCCCGACGTCCTGCCGCTCACCGACCGTGATGTGCACGAACCCGGGCCGCTGCTCGAGCTGGGCGACTTGATGTCGCTGTCCTTGCTGGACATTCCCGAGTTGCGCGATGCGCCGTTCGCCCCGCTTACGCCGCCGGAACTGCGCGATGCGACGCGCTCGATCTTCGACGTCATCCGCGAGCGCGACATCCTCGTGCACCATCCGTTCGAGTCGTTCGCGACCTCCGTCGAGCGCTTCTTCGAGTCGGCCGCCGTGGACGAGCACGTCCTGGCGATCAAGACGACGCTGTACCGCACCTCGGGCGACAGCGCGATCGTCAAGCAGCTGACCAACGCGGCACAGCGGGGGAAGCAGGTGGCGGTGCTGGTGGAGCTGCAGGCGCGCGGCGACGAGGCCAACAACATCACCTGGGCGCGCACGCTGGAGGACTTCGGGGTGCACGTGGCGTACGGCCTCCCGGGACTCAAGACGCACGCGAAGATCGCGCTGGTCGTGCGGCGCGAGCCGGACGGGATCCGGCGCTACGTCCACATCGGCACGGGGAACTACAACTCGAAGACGGCGCGACTGTACACCGACATCGGGCTGTTCACCTGCAACCCGGCGGTTGGCGCCGACCTCACCGACGTCTTCAACCTCCTCACCGGCTTCTCACGCCAGCGCGAGTATCGCAAGGTGCTGGTGGCGCCGGCCAACATGAAGGCGCGCTTCATCGAGCTCATTCGGCGCGAGGCGGAGCACGCGCGCGCGGGGCGCATGGCGCGCATCGTGGCCAAGCTGAACGCGATCGTCTCGCCCGACGTCATCGCCGCCCTGTACGAGGCATCACAGGCCGGGGTGGAGATCGACCTCATCGTGCGCGGGATCTGCTGCCTGCGTCCGGCGCTCCCCGGGGTGTCGGACCGGATTCGGGTGCGCAGCATCATCGGGCGCTTCCTCGAGCACTCGCGCCTCTTCTACTTCGCGAACGGCGGGGCTGAGGAGTACTACACGGGTTCGGCCGACTGGATGCCGCGCAACCTCGAGCGGCGCGTGGAGGTCATCGTCCCGGTGGAGGACCGCGGGCTGCAACTGCGCATGTTCTCGCTCCTCGAGACGTGTCTGGCCGACAACCGCCAGGCCTGGGAGTTGGGGCCGGACGGAACCTATGTGCAGGTGGTCCCCGGCCACGAGGACGAACTGGCGACGCATCGCAAGCTGCTGCGCGACCCGTGGGGGCTGGATCGCATCGATTCGCGCTACACCACCGCCGAGGTCCGTGCGGTGACGGCGCTGGCGGTGGCACCCGTCGCTCAGCCCACGCCGGCGAACGGCAAGGGCACCTCGGCCGCCCCGCGCGGGAAGGGGAAGCGGCCGCCTAGGCGTTAG
- a CDS encoding glycosyltransferase family 1 protein, whose translation MPATHSWRVARAMRRGEEGLAPPVSRSGAWPSPSEVTRGSTPVEASAGVRLDGVRLALVTDTFLPQVNGVTRTLDRLVRTVGARGGAVEVFTSDDPAATPSAHVRRFPSVAFWGYPELRLAAPGSRRLGEAMRRWGATLVHAATPFGMGLAARRAAQRGSIPLVTSYHTHFTAYAHFYQLGLLSRPGWRFLRWFHNSGARTFCPTATVAAELERHGFERTAVWGRGVDTETFSPEWRTPRLRSAFGLREHDLVVLYVGRVAREKGIDDAIDAMRLLQALPDAPPCRLLVVGDGPHLAACRARAGETVTFAGHRSGEELSRLYATADVFVFPSTTDTFGNVTLEAMASGLPVVAADSAVTRELMVPGAGSFYTPGDASGLAAHIARWGRDPAMRRAAGRRGREGARARSWDCVFDALFADYLAAVKEGARRP comes from the coding sequence GTGCCCGCGACACACAGCTGGCGCGTCGCGCGCGCGATGCGACGGGGGGAGGAGGGGCTCGCGCCGCCCGTGTCGCGGAGCGGCGCCTGGCCGTCGCCGTCCGAGGTGACGCGCGGGTCGACGCCGGTGGAGGCCTCGGCCGGGGTGCGGCTCGATGGCGTGCGGCTGGCGTTGGTCACCGACACGTTTCTCCCGCAGGTCAACGGCGTGACGCGCACCCTCGACCGGTTGGTGCGGACCGTGGGGGCGCGCGGGGGGGCGGTCGAGGTCTTCACGTCGGACGATCCGGCGGCGACGCCGTCGGCGCATGTACGTCGATTCCCGAGCGTGGCCTTCTGGGGGTATCCGGAATTGCGGCTGGCGGCGCCCGGCTCGCGGCGGCTCGGCGAGGCGATGCGACGCTGGGGGGCGACGCTGGTGCATGCGGCCACCCCCTTCGGAATGGGTTTGGCGGCGCGACGCGCGGCGCAGCGCGGGAGCATCCCGCTCGTGACGTCGTACCACACGCACTTCACCGCGTACGCCCACTTCTACCAACTCGGCCTGCTCAGCCGGCCGGGGTGGCGTTTCCTAAGGTGGTTCCACAACAGCGGCGCGCGGACCTTCTGCCCCACGGCGACCGTGGCGGCGGAACTCGAACGCCACGGCTTCGAGCGGACGGCGGTGTGGGGGCGTGGCGTGGATACGGAGACCTTCTCGCCCGAGTGGCGCACTCCGCGGTTGCGTTCGGCCTTTGGCCTGCGCGAACACGACCTGGTGGTGCTCTACGTGGGGCGTGTGGCCCGCGAAAAGGGGATCGACGATGCGATCGACGCCATGCGCCTCCTGCAGGCACTGCCCGACGCGCCGCCATGCCGGCTGCTCGTCGTTGGCGATGGGCCGCACCTGGCGGCGTGCCGGGCGCGCGCCGGCGAGACGGTCACCTTCGCCGGGCACCGCAGCGGCGAGGAGCTGTCGCGCTTGTATGCGACGGCCGACGTCTTCGTCTTCCCGTCGACGACGGACACCTTCGGCAACGTGACGCTGGAGGCGATGGCGAGCGGTCTTCCGGTGGTCGCGGCCGACAGTGCGGTGACGCGCGAGCTGATGGTACCCGGGGCCGGTTCGTTCTACACGCCGGGGGACGCGAGCGGACTGGCGGCGCACATCGCCCGCTGGGGGCGCGACCCGGCGATGCGGCGCGCGGCGGGGCGGCGGGGGCGAGAGGGGGCGCGGGCGCGCAGCTGGGACTGCGTCTTCGATGCGCTGTTCGCCGACTACCTTGCGGCCGTAAAGGAAGGGGCACGGCGCCCGTAA
- a CDS encoding polysaccharide deacetylase family protein: protein MTVLVSIHDVAPPFTRQLHELWSLCIGLGVRPALLVVPNWHGAHPLEGDRRFVDWLFARADQGARIFLHGERHDEQESARGVMDEWRALGRTAREGEFLTLDYAAARARIARGLGTLARCGLSPIGFVPPAWLARAATREAARDAGLALAEDERRVYLLQEGRSFSAPAVRWSARSSWRAMMSSLVADARWHAHRTSPLVRLALHPTDMDHPETRRSLERSMQRWLQFRQGDGYGSLAAIRASARGAA from the coding sequence ATGACCGTGCTCGTGTCGATCCATGACGTCGCGCCACCCTTCACCCGCCAGCTGCACGAACTCTGGTCGCTGTGCATCGGGCTGGGGGTGCGGCCGGCGTTGCTGGTGGTTCCCAACTGGCACGGTGCCCATCCCCTGGAGGGCGATCGCCGATTCGTCGATTGGCTGTTCGCGCGGGCCGACCAGGGGGCGCGCATCTTCCTGCACGGCGAACGCCACGACGAGCAAGAGAGCGCGCGCGGGGTGATGGACGAATGGCGCGCGCTCGGGCGGACCGCGCGCGAGGGGGAGTTCCTGACGCTGGACTACGCCGCGGCGCGGGCGCGAATCGCGCGCGGGCTGGGGACGCTCGCGCGGTGCGGGCTTTCGCCGATCGGCTTCGTCCCGCCGGCCTGGCTGGCGCGCGCCGCCACGCGTGAGGCGGCGCGTGACGCGGGGCTGGCGCTGGCCGAGGACGAACGGCGGGTGTACCTGCTGCAGGAAGGGCGGTCGTTCAGCGCCCCAGCGGTGCGATGGAGTGCCCGGTCGTCGTGGCGCGCCATGATGTCGTCGCTGGTGGCCGATGCGCGCTGGCACGCGCACCGGACGTCGCCCTTGGTTCGCCTCGCCTTGCACCCGACGGACATGGATCACCCGGAGACGCGGCGCTCGCTGGAGCGCTCGATGCAGCGGTGGCTGCAGTTCCGGCAAGGCGACGGCTATGGCTCGCTGGCCGCCATTCGCGCGTCGGCGCGCGGGGCTGCCTGA
- a CDS encoding glycosyltransferase: MTTILEAAGRPGAIAPATPLPAIARTARVELGRAPLPPIDRPHAELTILDVTKWFGETSGGVRTYLTEKARYVSEREGLRQVLVVPGPFDGYALGDGVRTYRLQGPRIPTQTAYRFLFATRSTRRIVEHERPDVIEVGSPFFVPWVTAIAARRLQAPMVAFHHTSLAGLPASLAMPEPFARLARAGAAGYLRRLNRLFRTTMVASDYAAGELRRMGIERVSRVALGVDLAHFHPVRRAARDHTRRRFGLPVDRPVALYIGRLAPEKSLEVVLDAWSEVARQSGARLVIVGAGATERALRARMRAQSGDADVTWLPFVADREMVARLHACADVYVSPGAVETFGLSALEALASGVPVVSAAHGGGWELVQRSKAGVGYEPGSSGDATRALLDALTPDGGVRGALGRAYAEREHGWNTVLDRLFAVYREVLHR, translated from the coding sequence GTGACCACGATTCTCGAGGCGGCCGGGCGGCCGGGAGCGATTGCTCCGGCCACGCCCCTGCCGGCCATCGCGCGCACGGCGCGTGTCGAGTTGGGGCGCGCTCCACTTCCGCCGATCGATCGCCCGCACGCCGAACTGACGATCCTCGACGTTACCAAGTGGTTCGGGGAGACGAGCGGCGGCGTGCGCACGTACCTGACGGAGAAGGCGCGCTACGTGTCGGAGCGGGAGGGGTTGCGGCAGGTGCTGGTCGTTCCGGGGCCGTTCGATGGATACGCACTGGGCGACGGGGTGCGTACCTACCGGTTGCAGGGGCCGCGCATTCCCACGCAGACGGCGTACCGCTTCCTGTTCGCCACGCGCAGCACGCGTCGCATCGTCGAGCATGAGCGTCCGGACGTGATCGAGGTGGGGTCGCCGTTCTTTGTCCCGTGGGTGACGGCGATCGCCGCTCGCCGGCTGCAGGCGCCGATGGTGGCCTTTCACCATACCAGCCTTGCCGGGCTGCCGGCGTCGCTGGCCATGCCGGAACCGTTCGCGCGGCTGGCGCGCGCCGGCGCCGCGGGCTACCTCCGCCGATTGAATCGGCTCTTCCGCACCACGATGGTGGCGTCCGACTACGCGGCGGGGGAGCTGCGTCGCATGGGGATCGAGCGCGTGTCGCGCGTGGCGTTAGGCGTGGACCTGGCGCACTTCCACCCCGTCCGTCGAGCGGCGCGCGATCACACGCGGCGGCGCTTCGGGCTCCCGGTGGACCGGCCGGTGGCGCTGTACATCGGGCGGTTGGCCCCCGAGAAGTCGCTGGAGGTCGTACTGGATGCGTGGTCGGAGGTCGCGCGGCAGTCGGGGGCGCGCCTCGTGATCGTCGGGGCGGGGGCGACGGAGCGCGCGCTGCGTGCCCGCATGCGCGCGCAGTCGGGCGACGCCGACGTGACGTGGCTGCCGTTCGTCGCCGATCGGGAGATGGTGGCACGGTTGCACGCGTGCGCCGACGTGTACGTCTCGCCCGGCGCGGTGGAGACGTTCGGCCTCTCGGCGCTGGAGGCGCTGGCCTCCGGCGTCCCCGTCGTGTCCGCGGCACACGGCGGCGGATGGGAGCTGGTCCAACGATCGAAAGCCGGGGTGGGGTACGAGCCGGGATCGTCGGGCGATGCGACCCGGGCGCTGCTGGACGCGCTCACCCCCGATGGCGGGGTGCGCGGGGCGCTGGGGCGCGCCTACGCCGAGCGTGAGCATGGGTGGAACACCGTCCTTGACCGGCTCTTTGCCGTCTACCGTGAGGTCCTGCACCGATGA
- a CDS encoding phosphatase PAP2 family protein: protein MANSLLTRLSRGDRALFLRLALQDATPIRTRRLWRALTHLGGARCTIGVSLAPLAIGGVWRDGALRALSILVVSHLVVQLIKRTVGRPRPSLGTSCEVLIAEPDRFSFPSGHAAAAMSVAIGFATASPALAPALTLLAVIVGFSRVALAVHYPGDVVAGQVLAMLTALVLGAW from the coding sequence ATGGCGAACTCGCTTCTGACGCGGCTCAGCCGCGGCGATCGTGCGCTCTTCCTGCGACTCGCGCTGCAGGATGCGACCCCCATCCGCACGCGTCGCCTCTGGCGCGCGCTCACGCACCTGGGCGGGGCGCGCTGCACCATCGGCGTGTCGTTGGCGCCGCTGGCGATAGGTGGGGTGTGGCGCGACGGGGCGCTGCGCGCCCTGTCGATTCTCGTGGTGTCGCATCTCGTCGTGCAGCTCATCAAGCGCACGGTCGGGCGCCCGCGTCCATCGCTCGGGACGTCGTGCGAGGTGCTGATCGCCGAGCCCGATCGCTTTTCCTTTCCATCCGGGCATGCCGCGGCGGCGATGTCGGTCGCGATCGGTTTCGCGACGGCGTCGCCCGCGCTGGCGCCTGCACTCACGCTGTTGGCCGTGATCGTCGGATTTTCGCGCGTCGCCCTGGCGGTGCACTATCCTGGCGACGTCGTGGCAGGGCAGGTCCTGGCGATGCTCACCGCGCTCGTGCTCGGCGCCTGGTGA